One Gloeocapsopsis sp. IPPAS B-1203 DNA window includes the following coding sequences:
- the fmdA gene encoding formamidase has translation MSIAAGLSPSRFHRYVVEDAMPEVLFKVDLNKPFTEQDLVGHNRWHPDIPAIVSVNPGAVFRIECKDWTDGQISNNDSPNDVRDVDLSMVHVLSGPIWVNGAEPGDILVVDLLDVGTLPDYEWGFTGIFARENGGGFLTEHFPTAQKAIWDIQGIYTRSRHIPDVKFAGIPHPGLIGCAPSAELLAQWNKREADLVATNPNRVPPLANLPNPKNAILGSLTGAEYDRVAQEAARTVPPREHGGNCDIKNLSKGSRIYFPVYVEGAKLSMGDIHFSQGDGEITFCGAIEMAGYLDLHVDLIKGGVAKYGLTNPIFKPGPVEPRYSEYLVFEGISVDEFSGEQYYLDAHVAYRRACLNAIEYFKKFGYTGEQIYLLLGSAPVEGRISGIVDIPNACCTIAIPTAIFERNVLPS, from the coding sequence GTGTCAATTGCTGCAGGATTATCTCCATCACGTTTTCATCGGTATGTGGTGGAGGATGCTATGCCAGAAGTTCTCTTCAAAGTTGACCTAAATAAACCATTTACTGAACAAGACTTAGTAGGTCATAATCGCTGGCATCCTGACATTCCTGCCATTGTGTCTGTTAATCCAGGAGCGGTATTTCGCATCGAATGTAAAGATTGGACAGATGGACAGATTAGTAACAACGATAGCCCCAATGATGTGCGTGATGTTGATTTAAGTATGGTTCACGTTTTGAGTGGACCTATTTGGGTAAATGGTGCGGAACCTGGAGATATCCTCGTCGTTGACTTGCTTGATGTGGGAACATTACCTGATTATGAATGGGGTTTTACAGGAATCTTCGCTAGAGAAAATGGCGGTGGTTTCTTAACAGAACACTTTCCTACCGCCCAAAAAGCAATTTGGGATATTCAAGGAATTTATACGCGATCGCGCCACATCCCCGATGTCAAATTTGCAGGAATTCCTCATCCTGGTTTAATCGGATGCGCCCCTTCAGCAGAATTACTGGCACAGTGGAATAAACGCGAAGCTGATTTAGTGGCAACAAATCCTAATCGAGTTCCACCGTTAGCAAATCTACCCAATCCGAAAAATGCAATTTTAGGTTCCCTCACAGGCGCAGAATACGATCGCGTCGCTCAAGAAGCCGCAAGAACTGTACCGCCCCGCGAACATGGCGGTAACTGCGATATCAAGAATTTATCAAAAGGTTCGCGGATTTATTTCCCTGTATACGTCGAGGGTGCAAAACTCTCAATGGGAGATATTCACTTTTCGCAAGGAGACGGAGAAATTACCTTCTGTGGTGCAATTGAAATGGCAGGGTATCTCGATCTTCATGTCGATTTAATCAAAGGTGGTGTTGCCAAATATGGACTCACAAATCCTATATTCAAACCAGGTCCAGTTGAACCAAGGTATTCTGAGTATCTAGTATTTGAAGGGATTTCTGTTGATGAATTTTCTGGCGAACAGTATTATCTTGATGCCCATGTTGCCTATCGTCGTGCTTGTTTAAATGCGATCGAGTATTTTAAGAAATTTGGCTACACAGGCGAACAAATTTATCTACTGTTAGGTTCTGCGCCTGTTGAAGGAAGAATTAGCGGAATTGTAGATATTCCTAATGCTTGTTGTACGATCGCCATTCCTACTGCAATTTTTGAGAGAAATGTTTTGCCATCATAA
- a CDS encoding zinc ribbon domain-containing protein: MPLYEFRCDTCGSFETWRNMAQASEPMLCPSCDTLATRIYSVAGLILTPSALSRRIDQSAEPKVQQRHSHSHSHSHNHHNGRPWMIGH; this comes from the coding sequence ATGCCTTTATACGAGTTTCGTTGTGATACCTGTGGATCTTTTGAAACCTGGCGTAATATGGCACAAGCTAGCGAACCGATGCTGTGTCCGAGTTGTGATACATTAGCCACAAGAATTTACTCGGTAGCTGGTTTGATTCTGACACCTTCAGCTTTAAGTCGCCGAATTGACCAAAGTGCAGAACCAAAAGTTCAGCAGCGTCATTCACACTCACACTCCCATAGTCACAACCATCACAACGGGCGTCCTTGGATGATTGGTCATTAA
- a CDS encoding photosystem II assembly protein, with protein sequence MASLISKIIVAWWQRFRFHKALGKGDTGLAKKILNKTQKAENRYSPLQKTFKEKLELEERLVVSESEVLSLRQQLIEARQNQEIVTIIHKQEYHDLLEQVSTSERTIKNLQHQLNHREKKISLVELQIQSDEYLIKDLEQQIDQKEAALNLSYEQIVIQEQLLKELQQQQSTYNTCLLKPKLELIAHISNVLKITDLDQYKLHCTGIDQIVFDEFESSLTNYLVEEFKKIPELHLTTAINKARTDISEVRNRRDPQYNLELTPHVYFLQYFLDNVYCTYIAWFLIYKSGLLSSQLTVLDIAAGPSTVAYGLALFLQSSKNFLQTSQVPFCYYSLEKQSSLQQHGRQFWQQYVEQHLDTNTYFRFDTSDILSYEKLNKLPQNFFNFIVICHCFFNEKVQRYKALKAYKKIISTSLASEGYILLIVQGTKLYRAYDTYHCEDISKEQQVIKLFLDELQLTLEWYKYITSTGKRGYTENFSEFARENLPNQKFMQPLHNQYLKIPYFKNYAVDDYVILAKKV encoded by the coding sequence ATGGCTTCACTTATTAGTAAAATAATCGTAGCATGGTGGCAACGATTTCGATTCCATAAAGCTCTAGGCAAAGGAGATACTGGTTTAGCAAAGAAAATACTAAACAAAACCCAAAAAGCAGAGAATAGATATTCTCCTCTTCAAAAAACCTTTAAAGAAAAATTAGAGTTAGAAGAACGTTTAGTAGTATCTGAAAGCGAAGTTTTAAGTTTACGACAACAATTAATAGAAGCTAGGCAAAATCAAGAAATTGTAACTATTATTCATAAACAGGAATACCATGATTTATTAGAACAAGTATCTACTAGTGAAAGAACAATTAAAAATTTACAACATCAACTAAATCACCGAGAGAAAAAAATCAGTTTAGTAGAACTGCAAATTCAATCAGATGAATATTTAATTAAAGATTTAGAGCAACAAATAGATCAAAAAGAAGCAGCATTGAATCTAAGTTACGAGCAAATCGTTATTCAAGAGCAGTTACTCAAAGAATTACAACAACAGCAGTCAACTTATAATACCTGCTTACTTAAACCAAAGTTAGAATTGATAGCACACATATCAAACGTACTAAAAATAACTGATTTAGATCAATATAAATTGCATTGTACTGGAATAGATCAGATTGTTTTTGATGAGTTTGAATCTAGTTTAACTAATTATTTGGTAGAAGAGTTCAAAAAAATACCTGAACTCCATTTAACTACCGCAATAAACAAAGCACGTACAGATATTAGTGAAGTACGGAACAGAAGAGATCCGCAATATAATTTAGAATTAACTCCTCATGTTTATTTTCTACAGTATTTTTTAGATAATGTATACTGTACATACATTGCTTGGTTCTTAATTTATAAATCTGGATTATTATCAAGTCAGCTAACTGTATTAGATATTGCTGCTGGACCTAGTACAGTTGCTTATGGGTTAGCTTTATTTTTGCAGAGTAGTAAAAACTTTTTACAAACATCACAAGTACCCTTTTGCTACTATTCTTTAGAAAAGCAATCTAGTCTACAGCAGCATGGAAGGCAATTTTGGCAACAATATGTAGAACAACATCTAGATACTAATACTTATTTTAGGTTTGATACTAGTGATATTTTGAGCTATGAAAAGCTAAATAAATTACCACAAAATTTCTTTAATTTTATAGTAATTTGCCACTGTTTCTTTAACGAAAAAGTGCAAAGATATAAAGCTCTAAAAGCGTACAAAAAGATAATATCAACAAGTTTAGCATCTGAAGGTTATATTTTATTAATTGTACAAGGAACTAAACTATATAGAGCATATGACACTTATCATTGCGAAGATATTAGTAAAGAGCAACAGGTTATAAAACTATTTTTAGATGAACTACAATTGACTCTAGAGTGGTACAAATACATTACTTCGACTGGAAAAAGAGGATATACAGAGAATTTCTCTGAATTTGCTAGAGAGAATTTACCTAACCAAAAGTTTATGCAACCTCTCCATAACCAATATTTAAAAATTCCATATTTTAAAAATTATGCAGTTGATGACTATGTAATTTTAGCCAAAAAAGTGTAA
- a CDS encoding radical SAM protein, producing the protein MTKPQYEKYCESTPTILVKETFGNANIYSQNTQSLLTKATGFIAAYDFTLNPYRGCQYGCSYCYAVAFSPNPKMRQDWGNWVIIKQNAVEVLEKELNRWCQKNPGKFPKIYMSSVTDPYQPIESKKQLTRRLLEVMLEYRPILVIQTRSPIITRDIDILQRFKHLRINMSIPTGSEVVRKDFEPRSPSIKARFNALTKIKKNIDPLKGYVPKISITVTPLLPTLPADVTNFINQLQIGDRIVIQEFHSSQNRLLVATTRQEALTIKQKYAWWYENEKVNYLVFKDKLTSLKDIEIIEGKDGFTY; encoded by the coding sequence ATGACTAAGCCTCAGTATGAAAAATATTGCGAAAGTACCCCCACCATTTTAGTCAAAGAAACATTCGGTAACGCCAATATTTACTCACAAAATACTCAGTCTCTACTAACAAAAGCAACTGGATTTATCGCAGCTTACGATTTTACACTGAATCCATATCGAGGTTGTCAGTATGGATGTAGCTATTGTTATGCAGTAGCATTTAGTCCTAATCCAAAAATGCGTCAAGATTGGGGTAACTGGGTCATTATTAAGCAAAATGCTGTAGAAGTTTTAGAAAAAGAATTGAATCGCTGGTGTCAAAAAAATCCAGGAAAATTCCCTAAAATTTACATGAGTAGCGTTACTGATCCTTACCAACCGATAGAGTCTAAAAAGCAACTGACTCGCCGACTACTAGAGGTTATGCTAGAGTATCGCCCAATTTTAGTTATTCAAACTCGTAGTCCAATCATTACTAGAGATATTGATATTTTACAGCGATTCAAGCACTTACGAATTAATATGAGTATTCCTACTGGTAGTGAAGTAGTCAGAAAAGATTTTGAACCGCGATCGCCTAGTATTAAAGCTCGTTTTAATGCTTTAACAAAAATTAAAAAAAATATTGATCCCTTAAAAGGTTACGTCCCCAAAATTTCGATTACTGTTACACCACTACTTCCTACTTTACCAGCTGACGTCACAAATTTTATCAATCAACTTCAAATAGGCGATCGCATTGTCATTCAAGAATTTCATTCTAGTCAAAATCGCCTACTTGTAGCAACAACTCGTCAGGAAGCTTTGACAATTAAGCAAAAATACGCTTGGTGGTATGAAAATGAGAAAGTAAATTATTTAGTATTCAAAGATAAATTAACTTCTCTCAAAGATATAGAGATTATTGAAGGTAAGGATGGCTTCACTTATTAG
- a CDS encoding class I SAM-dependent methyltransferase: MTKPKATNIPKPTRYQNAAIDYYIGLTNSSYLHYGYWEPLPEKGEELTLTRLRAAQEAYAAKLISFIPEGIKTVLDVGCGIGGNAAYLCDRGFIVEGLAPDALQQERFIKNTNNQVPFYLTRFEDFHTSHFYDLVLFSESSQYIAVEDLAQGAVRLLSNGGYLLLADMMRSNAEYREGIFSNCHVASELHAALIQAGFKLIKSEDISTQVAPTIDLCVDNFRTFGLTTVKYIADVVAIALPPLHSLGRWAFNRWLEKPIVEGLAARTIFDNHLCYDIQLWQLSSP; encoded by the coding sequence ATGACTAAGCCAAAAGCAACTAATATTCCTAAACCAACTCGCTACCAAAATGCAGCGATAGACTATTACATAGGACTCACAAATTCCTCCTATCTTCATTATGGGTATTGGGAACCACTCCCTGAAAAAGGCGAGGAATTGACTCTAACTCGCTTGCGTGCAGCGCAGGAAGCCTATGCAGCGAAGTTAATCAGTTTTATCCCAGAAGGTATAAAAACTGTGCTTGACGTAGGTTGTGGTATCGGTGGTAATGCCGCGTATTTGTGCGATCGCGGTTTTATTGTCGAGGGGTTAGCACCAGATGCACTTCAACAAGAAAGGTTTATCAAAAACACTAACAATCAAGTACCTTTCTATTTAACAAGATTTGAAGATTTTCACACCTCACACTTCTACGATCTAGTTCTGTTCAGTGAAAGTAGCCAATATATCGCCGTTGAAGATTTAGCTCAAGGTGCGGTTCGTTTATTAAGTAATGGTGGCTACCTGTTGCTTGCAGATATGATGCGTTCTAATGCGGAATATCGAGAGGGCATTTTTTCTAATTGTCATGTCGCTAGCGAACTTCACGCGGCTTTGATCCAAGCTGGCTTTAAGTTAATCAAGTCTGAGGACATCTCAACTCAAGTTGCGCCAACAATTGATTTATGTGTTGATAACTTCCGTACTTTTGGACTGACTACTGTTAAATACATTGCTGATGTAGTGGCGATCGCACTTCCACCGTTACATTCACTGGGGCGTTGGGCATTTAATCGTTGGCTAGAAAAGCCGATTGTTGAAGGGTTAGCAGCACGCACCATTTTCGATAACCATCTGTGTTATGACATCCAACTCTGGCAGTTATCGAGTCCTTAG
- a CDS encoding DUF1636 family protein: protein MNKHTLFICTTCASVWQNGNRIGESGGQQLLQQLQELAQTWELQHKFSIQAVECMSACNRACVIAFAGEGKLTYLFGDLPKEGSAPAILECATQYYTKSDGSLPWSERPEPLKKSILAKIPPLNIAASSNKN from the coding sequence ATGAACAAACATACTTTATTTATCTGCACGACCTGTGCCAGCGTGTGGCAAAATGGCAATCGCATTGGTGAGAGTGGGGGACAACAATTATTACAACAACTTCAGGAATTAGCACAAACTTGGGAGTTGCAGCATAAATTTTCCATTCAAGCCGTAGAATGTATGAGTGCTTGCAATCGTGCTTGTGTTATTGCCTTTGCTGGGGAAGGAAAGTTAACTTATCTTTTTGGAGATTTACCAAAAGAGGGCAGTGCGCCAGCGATCCTCGAATGTGCAACTCAATACTACACTAAATCTGATGGTTCTCTGCCTTGGTCGGAACGACCAGAACCCTTAAAAAAGAGTATCTTAGCAAAGATTCCACCCCTAAATATTGCTGCTAGTTCTAATAAAAATTAA